TTGCCCAGGGTAGCCCAATAAGCAGCCTCGGTCGTAGTTTGGGCCGGGTCCGCATAAACCAACGCTTTTCTCACACGAAaatgaaaaggaaaatgaaaaaaaactaCTACACTCTGTCCTCGTTGTCATTATTGATCTTCGTCCTGGTCGCCCTCCCTCCGCCTGCGCTCGCACAGCAGCAACCCGCCGCTCCCTCCGGCACGCCGTCGTCCATCCCGCCCCCGGCGCCCGCAAATccgtcctcccccctcgacatggtaatcCCTTCACCCGCCCCCCTTCTCCAGCAAAATCCGACCGCGCGCGTCCCCGTTTGCCCGGTTTACTTAGGGTTTATGCCCCAGAACCGGATGGCAAAATCAAGTATTTTCTGGCGCGTTTTTCATCTCTGTCTCGTCGGAATTGGCGCACTGCGAGGTTTTACTCCCCGAATTTCGCCTGCCAGGAGTGATTATTTCTCAGAGGTTGTTTGGCTTTGGTCTCTGCCCGTGCAGGGGTCCTGCccttcggtcaagaacatcctcgtGCTGGACGCGGAGGGGAAGCGCGTGGCCGTCAAGTACTACGCCGACGACTGGCCCTCCGCGGCCTCCAAGTTGGCTTTCGAGAAGTCGCTCTTCGTGAAGACCCAGAAGACCAGCGCCAGAGCAGAGGGTGAGTTTGCCTCTTGAAAGACGAGGAAAGTGTTATTTTTTCACTGTATATCTGTGCACTGCGTGGGTAAATGTAGAATGCAAGTTTACATTCTCCTCATGGACCTTGCATAGTGTGTAGAAAAACTGCCATCTTCCTGGGAACACTGATTAGCACCTCACTGTCTGCCAACCAAATGGGCCTAGCTGTTTTGCACTGTTGTTGGCTACAGTTTGTGAGGTCCCTGCAGTACATTCATCAGGTGTATCTTCTCGTTGGAGCATCATGCCGTTTTTTTGgctcatctattgtagtcctttgttGCCTTGCTGTTTTGAACAAGGATACTAATCGGTTGTCATTTTGTCATCTGTATATTTTATTTCAAGAACACACACGAGTATTGCGTGTTATTTCGTTAAGGTAGAAAGGAGTCTGTTACATACAGAACTGGGAAGAAAACACCCTAGCCATCACAAAGTAAACAACAGAACTACTCCTGAATATCTAATACAGCACCACCCTGCATCATCGGTCATCGTGCAAGCTGCTGGATCTCACACTCGCGTCCAGTGTCATCTGCCACTGCTGAAATGGATCACGTCTTATGAATGAATACCTCTCCATGTATTTTTGCATTTTTCTTGTAATCTTGTCTTGCCAGGCTAATTGTCATGTTTGAGTTTCCCCCAGGTTTTACTGCAGAGTGTTAGGCTCTACTATAGCATTTAACAACAAGTTACTCTTTGCTTGTATTGTATCTAAGTGATGCTCTGCTCGACACCATTTTTATATGTATTGCCTTTTCTTGGGTAAACATTAGTTCTTGGTAATTTCAATTGCTCTTATGTTCTGCTAAGAAAACAAAGTAATTTACTACATCCTATCATGGTAGTTTTTGTAGTTCTATAGTCATCCAGCTATTTACATTGATTAGTTTGTTTTGTTTGTTATTTTGCAGCTGATGTGGTAATGTTTGATGGCTACATTATTGTGTACAAGTTCATCCAagatctccatttttttgtaactGGAGGGGATGAGGAGAATGAGCTCATTTTAGCGTCAGTTCTTCAGGGGTTTTCTGATGCTGTTGGCGTTCTTCTCAGGTTCTGCATATCCCTTTTATTGTGGTTTNNNNNNNNNNNNNNNNNNNNNNNNNNNNNNNNNNNNNNNNNNNNNNNNNNNNNNNNNNNNNNNNNNNNNNNNNNNNNNNNNNNNNNNNNNNNNNNNNNNNNNNNNNNNNNNNNNNNNNNNNNNNNNNNNNNNNNNNNNNNNNNNNNNNNNNNNNNNNNNNNNNNNNNNNNNNNNNNNNNNCAGATTGTTTTCTCTGGATTTACTTATCAATGTGAGTATTTTCTCTCCTTCCAGAAACAATGTAGACAAAAGGACTGCACTTGAAAATCTGGATCTCATCTTTTTGTGCCTTGACGAAGTTGTTGATGGAGGGTAATTCCCATGCTTCTACATGCTATTATGCTACGCAGTTGGTttcctttaaaaataaataaattccgGCTCCTTTTCCGTGGAGTGGTGCATGCCATAaccattttctgtttttttgtatCTTCAGCAACGAATTCAATTAGTAGCACTTATACTTTCATAATTCGGATCACCTATGTAGAGTTGATAGCAAAGGTTAATTTGAACGTTATGGATGATTTACTGTTCACTGTTTTCAAGAAACAATCGTGCCCGATTTCTATCACCACACAACAACCGTTCAGATTTTTATAAATCGGACTATGATTTATGTCTTAGCTGTTGAGGACATGAGCAAAATAACCTCAAGTTAACCTTTGCGCTTGTGCCATGATAATACAGATTTAAAGACTTTCTGGTCTGTCAGATTGTAATTTGTTTGATGAGTTGCGGACCTGCATATAGTTGATTGTTCACAAACGCCTTGCAGGATTGTTCTGGAAACGGATGGAAATGTGATAGCCGAGAAGGTGTCAGGCCATGGATTGGAAGGAGCTGGGTCGTTCACTGAGCAGGTATAACACAGTTGTGATAATGGTTCCAGCTGAAACCTATCTACTTCCAGATGACTTATTCTTCTCCCATCTACTTGCAGACGATAAGCCAAGCCCTAGCGACAGCAAGAGAGCACTTCGCGAGGTCTCTTCTGAAGTAGTGTGTGTAGGCATCTTTCGGGTTGGCGATGCACCCAGCATTGAACTCCTGTGTTTCCTCTTGTAGCACAGTGCACCTAGTTTGCAAGAAAGAAAGAACGAGAAAATGACTTGAATCTTTGCGCGCGAGTTCGTTCGTCTGTTGTTGTGGTGCTCGTCGACATTTTGTCGCAGAGATGTATGTGCGGCCTAAGTGCCTAACTGGTTACCAGGTTCCCTTCTAAAGTCTGTATAAGAAACTTGTGATGGTGCAGTCGTTGGTCTTGTTGTCTCACCTCCCTTTTGGTGCATAATAGCAATCCAGCAACAGCACATGATGCTACCAATTTCTTGTGATCTGCGACTTTCTTCCATCCTGTTAAAAAAAGAACCTTCTACCATGATCATTTGAGT
The Triticum dicoccoides isolate Atlit2015 ecotype Zavitan chromosome 3A, WEW_v2.0, whole genome shotgun sequence genome window above contains:
- the LOC119269518 gene encoding coatomer subunit zeta-1-like, translated to MGSCPSVKNILVLDAEGKRVAVKYYADDWPSAASKLAFEKSLFVKTQKTSARAEADVVMFDGYIIVYKFIQDLHFFVTGGDEENELILASVLQGFSDAVGVLLRNNVDKRTALENLDLIFLCLDEVVDGGIVLETDGNVIAEKVSGHGLEGAGSFTEQTISQALATAREHFARSLLK